The genomic DNA AGTCCCGGGTTCAGTTTAAACAAGAGGGACAGTTAATTTGGGAAGATTTACGGTGCGATCTATGGCAGTGCGAGTAGTGGGGGACCATGTGTTGGTGGGCTTTTCTGGCAACTTCTGGCCCGAGGAATGTCCAACATGGCAGATGGGTATGAAGTCATCTTGGAGGAGAATCCTTCTACTGCTAATGTCATTTCTCAGCAATCTTGGAGGCTGTCATCCCTCCCAtgaaataatatgaaaatttcgattgaaaagaaagataCGTTCAAGGGAATAATATCTACAGTGGAAGCAGAAAATGTTTCTTGTGTCTCAATCTAAAGTTGAATTTCTACTGCTCTCTCTTATGAATTCTATAAGTCGAATCATGACGAGGAAGGTTGAACATGCGGGCAACCTTGAGTAGAatttgtgatgttgaatttgCAAAACTTGCTAGTGTCGGCATGTCTTCGTTCCACAACCTGTTGTGTATTATTCCTCTGAGTCTCGCATCACTTGTCAAAGAGGATTTATCTCAAATGATCGTTCCGTCTTGAATTAGGGAGTTCTTCAACACGATAGTTATGCCCGATCGTATGTAGAGCCCCTCAGATGGTCGGTCCCCCTCCATTACTTTCTGCATTATATCCCAAAATTAACTACTCAAGTTGTTAACATCTAATTGTGTATGCAATTGATATACTTACATCCTTGTTTACAATTATAACGTTTTTCCCGATTCTTGCGTTTTTGTCGATTATACAGTTGCTGCAGCAAAGTGTAAATGACATGAGTATACCATCAAGCTATAAGTTTGTAAAGGCGAGTATACATTTTCGCATGTTCTTACGCGATTTTAGTGCCTCTCCCAACACCGATCGGGACTTTTCCTTCTGCTAGATAGGCTGCTCTTTCAGATTCTGTTTCATAGAAGTCAGCACCCATCATCATTGTATCCTGCGGAATTCATTTACTTTAGTCCATTGGAAAACCAAAGATTGGTTATGCAACTGAGTATCTGCTTCTGTCAAAATTTTCTGGCAGATACTTGATATTCCAGTGCTTGTCACAGAtggcaagaaagaaaaaagaaactggTCTGGTTAGTAATTGAATGGAAAAAAGGATATGATTTAATGACCTTCAGCTGTACCCCGGATTCTAATCTCGACCGAATCCCCACCACAGAATGCTGAACGCTGCATTCTCTTAAAAAGCACCCATGCGAGATTATAGAATCAATGACCTACAAGACGTGGACAAAATGACAAGATCGTCGCATCAACTCAGCTATCATCAATCACGGAAAGAGAACTtaatcatatattattattttgagcTTGCAGTTTACCTGACACTTCTCAATGTTTGATGGTGGCAAAAAacgaggagatgtgaagattgGTTTCTCCGGGTCGTAGAAATGAAAGTTGGGAGGCTTTGCGCACAAGAAAAAACATGTTCACAGATTATTGACTTATTTGGACGAGAGATCTGCGGGGAGAGAATTATCCCAAAGTAGAATACCTGATCTGTGAGTGCCAAGTTCGCGTCAAAGAAAGACTGTATGGTCCCGATATCTTCCCAATATCCATTATACAAGTACGCCTGCAGAAAAATCAGTAACCAACCACTCTTACAACAATGTAAGAGCAAACTAAAATAGAACAATGTATTAAGTAAATTTCAAGAATTTGCCTGGACACGGTAGTCTTTTGTAGCCATAGGGATGACTTCTGATCCAAAATCATTTGCTGTTGGATAACCCCATCTGCAGATCCGGAGAAGTGAATCCCAAACATGAATATCTTGTTAGTTCATTTGCTCATGAGATCAAAGTTCGAGGGAGTACGTATTTTTCACCTCAGAAGCTTCAGTAGGACGTCCATCTTGAACAAGTATATGCCCATGGATGCAATGTAAGGGAACCTTTTGGCATCTTCAGATGATAACCCGAGGATTGTGGTGTCTACTTGCTGTTATAACAGAGCATTTCCAATGAGATGGAATTTATAAACTCATTGAGAGAATTTACTATAACACTGAAGATGGACAACCATAGATTGCAGACTGTCACCCTTGGGTTTTTCGAGAAATTGTCTAATCCTTCCCGCTGTATCGATTTTCATTAGCCCGTACTCAGAAGCACGACTTCAGGGGattgggaaaagaaaaaaaagaagaagaatatattAGCTTCTAATATGGCAAATCTAGTACAAATACTAGATGGAAAGGAATGGTTCATTACCTGTTGTCCATCGGTACGCAAGAAACAGATATATCAGCACCTGAATTAATGTGATTCTGCAGAAAACGTCATTTTTTGGACAAAACTACGgcaaaaaatattaaacaagTTGCGAATAATGAACAAAATTTTGTGGCTCCAACCTGCACAAAGTCCATGTAGTCCATTCGATAGAGATGATCGCCTGACAATATGAGAACATTTTCGATGTTTCTATGCTTGGGATCCTGTATCAGTTCTGAAACTTATATGAACCAATTCCCTTTAACAATCGATTCAATCAGACTAAGAATCAGAAGCATATTTGCAGACCTCTAATAACCACACGAACTGTCTTACAGCATCTGCTGTGCCCTCGAACCACTTTTTCCCCGACGCACCTAGAGTTTGAGTTGCTGCTAATACCTAATCATGGCAGAGGAAATAAATTCGGTGGAACATCCTTGTAAACATTTgtctatataaataatttattgaaatatgaaaattttgaaagattGAAGTTTAAGCTCAGAAGGCATAGCTCATACCTCTACGAATCCACTGTGAAATGTCATCTCACCTCCCAAATTATATGTTCGAGCTAGGTGGCGGTTGAGGGACTGAGAATTGAATTGAGTGAGTATGTAAATCTTGTTGATCCCGCTGTTGATGCAGTTGCTCACTGGAATATCGACTAATCTGTAACTTCCACCGATCGGCACCTAACATTAACCAAAGAGTGAAAACAGAACAATAGAAATGAGGAATCGTATCTCCTTCTGGTAAAAGGAGCTAGGATAGAAATGCGAATGACAAATATGTGTCTTAGCTCACAGCGGGCTTTGCTCGTGTTTTAGTCAGGGGGAAAAGCCGAGTTCCTGCTCCGCCTCCTAATATGATTGAAACAACAGTCTTGGGGTCGGCTTTGGGTTTCCGAAATACGGGATCCTCCAATGTCTGCATAAAGGCCTCAGCTCCATGTTAGAACATTAGTACCACTTAAGAGAGTAAGCAGAGGAACTTGATTCTTGGCTGTGAACCTTGAATAATATGTTTAAGaactgaacggtcagaatgaACGTAATTACCAGAAAATCTTCGGGCACATCTGCAAGAAAAGAATTCAGGGGCGGTCCCTTTGACACGATGCAACATTCCGTTGCACGATTGGATTTTCTTCCGAACTGAGGAACACTAGAGGGTCTGCTCTTTAGATGCCCGATATTCACAGACCTTCCGTAGAATGATGAAGTGAGAATGCGGTCTTGGACTGGTGGTGAATTTGAATGCAGAGAATTGCAGAATCCTGgtatttccatttttttcgGTCGTTCAAGAAGAACCTCTTATCTCACTCGGGTATGATCAAGATTAtcttgaggaggaggagaagcagcagcagctgaTGCCATGCTGTTCAGATGGACTACAaaaacaaacatatatatggatGTGAAACGGCTGCATTTGGAGTTCGAATTATGTAATATCTTCGATCTGAATTTCCAAAAGCATAAAATTCATCGCTCCATCATAATGCCAACTTCTCAAAGAGATAAGGATGACATGTAAGAACTGAAATGCATTCAACATGATCGAAATATATCATCCAATCAAGAAAGCACTGCAAGAGCACGAACACCATTATATGACGATTGGAATCTCGAGACAGGGATGAAGACTATTGAGCATTCGACTCGATTAATACGACCTTCTTGCTAACTAAGCAATGAGACAATATGAAATGGACGTCGCGAAAGAAAATGGGGTTGGCTGTGATACCTGATCCGGGAAGAGAACTGATGAGCAGCAGTGCACTAATGGAGGCTTCACTGAACAAGATTAAAATAGCCAGTGGAGCTACCCTCTGTTTGGGGCAAGGAATGGAGCAGAATCACCATCCtcactttatttatttatttatttatatgtccATTTGTTTTGCTTTATTATTATACATAGGGTTGTTAATCATCAAATGGAaagtctgtctgtctgtctgtctgtctctctctctctctctctctctctctctctctctttctcattGAGGGAGAAGCTAAAGGAAGCTGAACTCAGTTGGGAAGAATACGAGATTCTCTCGAACAGCTTCACAAGAAACATTccattctcttttattttttttttatttttaacttaatttaattaacaTAATTCTATTTCTTCATGCATGGGGTTGGATTGGATTGGAAATTGGACGTATGTATGTCCAATTCTTGCGGcgtttccttcttcttcggGCTTCTGTTTCAACGACAATCACATGTGCATGGGATTGGGATGAGGAACATCATCATCGTTCAAATAAGCCCTTGTCCTGCTGTACATCGGACCTTTACACGTACGTACAACTTAAAAACTATTCGTTTTTATATACGTACGTTTATACTGATCGAACTTTGGCACGGGATGGCGGGCATATATGCCTTTCTTTAGTTCTGCTCGGATACACTAACCCACATGATTCATGGACCCCAAAAATTACTCTTTTCTACAAATCAGCGACAagaatttcttgaaaaatgattaatttcgATAGGATTTCGGGCAATTTTAGCCTCTCTAGGTATAATTTATTGGACCCACTTGAGGAACTAATGACATTACGAGATCATAAGCGGATTATACATTTTATACTAAAGAGCTTATCATTTATGTACATCTTCATGAAATTGAacaggaaaaaggaaaatacatttatataaatagaaaacGGCAACCTAGGAAACAATGTTTGGAACTAAACTGCCTACAACTACAAATACTCTCTGCTAGTGCTAATGGGATATGTAGGGAGGTTTTTCAAACTGTACAATAGATTCCGAGCTATCACTTCATCTATCTATCGATCTATTCTGAGGTTGTGAAAGAGGTGCCCGAGTTCAGGTCTCGCCTCCATCCATGATGCAAATGATGTCTCGTCAGCTCCCGACGTGCAGTAGAGGTATGATCTAAATGTGATGAGGAAGAAGTATCGCCTGCAAATTCACAATCACATACcaaatttttctctttttagatttttctgcTTTAAAGGTGAGAAATGAAATACCAACTGTCGACAATCAAGATCAGCTTCAGTTATAAGGTGTCAACCAGTAGGAATGTAGACTGACCTCAAAGCCTTGATGCCCATGTCAACGAGATACGATcgctgttcttcttcctcctcatgATCATAATCATATATCTTCTCGAGTTCTTTCCTATAGTAGAGGATATCATCCCGTAAATGCCCAGCTCCAGTACACCTGGAAAACAAAGAACCAGAACTTAGGGTCACAGATCCAGAAATATGCTTGTAATAAAGATCCCCCTTCAAACTGCAGATTCAAGCACTTGCAGATATAGACAAGCAAACAATTTTGATAACATACATTACTTTTCCTGCTTTCCGAACGATGTATCGGCTAGTGCATGAAAGAAAGTAACGATCA from Punica granatum isolate Tunisia-2019 chromosome 2, ASM765513v2, whole genome shotgun sequence includes the following:
- the LOC116195138 gene encoding glucose-1-phosphate adenylyltransferase large subunit 1-like — its product is MEIPGFCNSLHSNSPPVQDRILTSSFYGRSVNIGHLKSRPSSVPQFGRKSNRATECCIVSKGPPLNSFLADVPEDFLTLEDPVFRKPKADPKTVVSIILGGGAGTRLFPLTKTRAKPAVPIGGSYRLVDIPVSNCINSGINKIYILTQFNSQSLNRHLARTYNLGGEMTFHSGFVEVLAATQTLGASGKKWFEGTADAVRQFVWLLEDPKHRNIENVLILSGDHLYRMDYMDFVQNHINSGADISVSCVPMDNSRASEYGLMKIDTAGRIRQFLEKPKGDSLQSMQVDTTILGLSSEDAKRFPYIASMGIYLFKMDVLLKLLRWGYPTANDFGSEVIPMATKDYRVQAYLYNGYWEDIGTIQSFFDANLALTDQPPNFHFYDPEKPIFTSPRFLPPSNIEKCQVIDSIISHGCFLRECSVQHSVVGIRSRLESGVQLKDTMMMGADFYETESERAAYLAEGKVPIGVGRGTKIANCIIDKNARIGKNVIIVNKDKVMEGDRPSEGLYIRSGITIVLKNSLIQDGTII